The following coding sequences lie in one Arachis ipaensis cultivar K30076 chromosome B05, Araip1.1, whole genome shotgun sequence genomic window:
- the LOC107642936 gene encoding probable serine protease EDA2, producing MMKLMTRYSLCVSLLIFIPTLTHSANSSTNYLTTQQLWFSQTLDHYSPYDRSQFQQRYYEFLDFFRSPDGPIFMVICGEYTCKGIKNDYIAVLAKKFGAAVVSLEHRYYGKSSPFKQLTTQNLRYLSSKQALFDLAVFRQSYQESLNAKLNRTKEENPWFVFGVSYPGALSAWFRLKFPHLTCGSLASSAVVLAVYNFTEFDQQVGESAGPECKAALQETTKLIDQKLVTNGKALKASFDATDLRIDGDFLYFLADAAATAXXYGNPDKVCKPLVEAKKAGDDLVDAYAKYVKEYYLGDYGASVQSYNQNYLKNTTASEDSSDRLWWFQVCTEVAYFQVAPSNDSVRSSKVDTRYHLDLCKNVFGEGIFPDVDSTNIYYGGTKIAGSKIVFTNGSQDPWRHASKQASSPDMPSYTITCSNCGHGTDMRGCPQSPFNIEGNEKNCTSPDAVHKVRQKIVEHIDLWLSECQDTSRSCI from the exons ATGATGAAGTTGATGACCCGCTATTCTCTCTGTGTTTCTCTCTTGATCTTCATCCCCACACTCACACACTCTGCGAATTCAAGCACCAACTATTTGACCACTCAACAACTCTGGTTCTCTCAAACCCTCGATCATTACTCTCCCTAT GATCGGAGCCAATTCCAGCAAAGATACTATGAGTTCCTTGACTTTTTCCGTAGTCCAGATGGACCCATTTTTATGGTAATCTGTGGTGAATATACATGCAAGGGGATCAAAAACGACTATATTGCT GTTTTGGCAAAGAAGTTTGGAGCAGCTGTGGTTTCCCTTGAGCATCGCTATTATGGAAAGAGTTCTCCGTTTAAACAGCTCACAACACAAAATTTGAGATATCTTTCATCTAAGCAAGCACTCTTTGATTTGGCTGTTTTTCGCCAGAGTTATCAG GAATCTTTAAATGCAAAGCTTAATAGAACAAAAGAAGAAAATCCATGGTTTGTTTTTGGTGTCTCATATCCTGGAGCACTGAGTGCATGGTTTCGTCTTAAGTTTCCACATTTAACATGTGGAAGTCTTGCAAGCTCTGCAGTTGTTCTTGCTGTTTATAACTTCACAGAGTTTGATCAGCAG GTTGGTGAGTCGGCAGGTCCTGAATGTAAAGCAGCATTACAAGAAACCACTAAACTCATCGATCAAAAACTAGTAACTAATGGAAAGGCATTAAAGGCATCTTTCGATGCAACTGAT CTCAGAATTGATGGTGATTTCCTGTACTTTTTGGCAGATGCTGCTGCTACAGC NNNNNNNTATGGAAATCCAGATAAAGTATGCAAGCCTCTTGTTGAGGCAAAAAAGGCTGGGGATGATTTGGTG GATGCTTATGCCAAATATGTAAAAGAGTATTACCTTGGAGACTATGGTGCTAGCGTACAATCTTACAACCAGAATTACTTGAAAAACACTACTGCTAGTGAAGACAGTTCTGATAGACTGTGGTGGTTTCAAGTTTGCACCGAAGTAGCATACTTTCAAGTGGCTCCCTCTAATGATAGTGTGCGCTCCTCAAAAGTTGATACAAG GTACCATTTGGACCTCTGCAAAAATGTATTTGGAGAAGGCATCTTTCCTGATGTTGATTCAACTAATATATACTATGGAGGCACCAAAATTGCTG GTTCAAAGATAGTTTTTACAAATGGTTCCCAGGATCCTTGGCGCCATGCATCAAAACAAGCGTCATCCCCTGACA TGCCTTCCTATACAATCACGTGTTCTAATTGCGGCCATGGAACTGACATGCGTGGATGTCCTCAATCTCCTTTTAACATTGAAG GTAATGAGAAGAACTGCACCTCCCCTGATGCAGTCCACAAAGTCCGGCAAAAGATTGTGGAGCACATAGACCTGTGGCTTTCTGAGTGCCAGGACACGAGCAGGAGCTGTATATAA